One genomic window of Desulfovibrio psychrotolerans includes the following:
- a CDS encoding PAS domain-containing hybrid sensor histidine kinase/response regulator, whose protein sequence is MALYCAVFLMGLFLFLLIALLHESKETLQKAQHARVISEADREARAFAHFFQEHLHALNGLAQSPLFASYYQNKGLGMSMKYGLGASITQIQAQLERFVNGHSLNGVPAYDQITYVDANGEMTLQAIAREAILVTTQDRPISTLAYHDTTSPTLHLADWNQGSVAIIMPYLYENRTLGHIIATIPHAALSAYLSLVTAEKNHVSFLVHGKTHSGPLMKPDALNNISLPDHHRIRSGVLETVSLHDGSGTRIEAHAIRNRVGGTNFDIIALYPSLHEKEGMLPEKNLLILSLIAAVTLITSVVAARMELRNATLRARLDEAGLHRNLISRQNRLLQEEIEERKKAERIAVLSRRQAEQLNRVVPSAVFTVNEQRIITAWNDRAEEITGYPAAMAIGENCSFMMSTPCASHCPILHNTPLSSRGLQCSIRTRTGQKRTVIKNTEPLLDTAGNVIGAVGSFEDITDQQNTLAALAKAEENYRAIVENAPDGIYQSTEDGEFTSLNPAMVAMFEYNSADEMCQALNNRMQMFYASPDTRDTFIEHMRQDGIVQNFVTQAVTKTGRHIWVVENARRIRTHAGKPGLEGFVRDITPSRLAEQQLIAAKEAAEEASRAKSEFLANISHEIRTPMNAIVGMADLTLRTETDPLRKKNLTVLRDAATMLLKLMNELLDFARMESGNFSLDPYPFDLADLLDNVHSLMQVQAGHKQISLTTSADPSLPEYFVGDAARIRQVLINLVGNSIKFTDSGSVSLRCSASQAITGAAFLKNMLDDRMWLRFTVTDTGIGIPGDKLDTIFQSFAQADGSVTRRYGGAGLGLAISRHLVEKMGGTIEVDSTLGKGSVFQVDIPLFIADAPPASLRPPAGNVLPRCTDSSVGAEGAAAKSGHVGADHEYLPLSAPGPVISGQVITGPSIYDPSVSGPSFSRPSVSGPIISGPIVSGLNLLVAEDNTFNQMVITQMLEIDGHNVTVAQDGDEVLHFMEHNRYDAVLMDIQMPVLDGMEATRIIRSGTRSGIAQQAIIIALSAHIEPENHVRYEAAGVNACLPKPVTLEELRATLSGLFPDKIHTSLPAAGQRFPSSVTADDTLSDFPLICKQLAGKKQVISTLLAVYSQAAPQAIQEMEDALAGGNFADISRMAHSLKSSLRTLGAEPLAKIADQIESHDAPEDLPRLLAALKTGVEQTVQETSGYLANIHALLPD, encoded by the coding sequence GTGGCCCTCTACTGTGCTGTTTTCCTCATGGGACTGTTTCTCTTTCTGCTCATCGCCCTGCTGCATGAATCCAAAGAAACCTTGCAGAAAGCCCAGCATGCACGCGTGATTTCCGAGGCAGACAGAGAAGCACGCGCCTTTGCCCACTTCTTTCAGGAGCACCTCCACGCCCTGAACGGACTCGCCCAGTCACCGCTGTTCGCCTCGTATTACCAAAACAAGGGACTCGGCATGTCCATGAAATACGGGCTGGGGGCAAGCATCACGCAGATTCAGGCGCAGCTGGAACGCTTCGTCAACGGTCACAGTCTGAACGGCGTCCCCGCATACGATCAGATAACCTACGTGGACGCTAACGGAGAAATGACGCTGCAGGCCATCGCCAGAGAAGCCATCCTCGTCACAACACAGGACCGCCCCATCTCCACGCTTGCCTACCACGACACCACATCACCCACATTGCATCTGGCCGACTGGAATCAGGGGAGCGTGGCCATAATCATGCCCTACCTGTATGAAAACCGTACCCTCGGCCATATCATTGCCACAATTCCCCATGCCGCGCTGTCCGCCTATCTGTCTCTCGTAACAGCGGAGAAAAACCACGTTTCCTTCCTTGTGCACGGAAAAACCCATTCCGGGCCGCTTATGAAGCCAGACGCACTGAACAACATCTCGCTGCCCGATCATCACAGAATACGCTCAGGGGTCCTCGAAACTGTCTCCCTGCATGACGGTTCGGGTACTCGTATAGAAGCGCACGCCATCCGCAACAGAGTCGGCGGAACGAATTTCGACATCATCGCGCTGTACCCCTCCTTACATGAAAAAGAAGGCATGCTGCCGGAAAAAAACCTGCTCATCCTCTCGCTCATTGCCGCTGTCACCCTCATAACCTCGGTTGTTGCCGCCCGCATGGAACTGCGCAACGCCACCCTGCGTGCCCGCCTTGATGAAGCGGGACTGCACCGCAATCTCATCAGCCGCCAGAACAGGCTGCTGCAGGAAGAGATTGAGGAACGCAAAAAGGCAGAACGTATCGCCGTCCTTTCACGCAGACAGGCCGAGCAGCTCAACAGGGTGGTTCCCAGTGCCGTGTTCACCGTGAACGAACAACGCATTATTACCGCATGGAATGACAGGGCGGAGGAAATAACTGGGTATCCGGCAGCCATGGCCATTGGAGAAAACTGTTCGTTCATGATGTCCACCCCCTGCGCGTCCCATTGCCCCATACTGCACAACACCCCTCTGTCCAGCCGGGGTCTACAGTGCAGCATACGCACCCGTACCGGGCAAAAACGCACGGTCATCAAGAATACGGAACCGCTGCTGGATACGGCAGGTAACGTCATCGGCGCCGTGGGGAGTTTTGAGGATATCACCGACCAGCAGAACACTCTGGCCGCCCTCGCAAAAGCAGAGGAAAACTACCGTGCCATTGTGGAAAATGCGCCGGACGGTATCTATCAGAGCACCGAGGACGGAGAATTCACCAGCCTCAACCCGGCCATGGTTGCCATGTTCGAATACAACAGTGCCGATGAAATGTGTCAGGCCCTGAACAACAGAATGCAGATGTTCTATGCCTCTCCCGACACACGCGACACCTTCATCGAGCACATGAGGCAGGACGGCATCGTGCAGAACTTCGTCACACAGGCAGTGACAAAAACTGGCAGGCACATATGGGTGGTAGAAAACGCCCGCCGCATCCGCACCCATGCCGGCAAACCCGGGCTGGAAGGCTTCGTGCGCGACATTACCCCCAGCAGGCTTGCGGAGCAGCAACTCATCGCAGCCAAAGAGGCGGCAGAAGAGGCAAGCCGGGCCAAAAGCGAGTTTCTGGCAAACATCAGCCATGAGATACGCACCCCCATGAACGCCATCGTCGGCATGGCCGATCTCACCCTGCGTACGGAAACGGACCCGCTCAGAAAAAAGAACCTTACCGTGCTCCGCGATGCTGCCACCATGCTGCTCAAGCTGATGAACGAGCTGCTGGACTTTGCCCGCATGGAATCAGGCAACTTCTCGCTGGATCCCTATCCGTTCGACCTCGCAGACCTGCTGGATAACGTCCACTCACTCATGCAGGTGCAGGCCGGGCACAAACAGATATCCCTTACCACGTCCGCCGACCCGTCATTGCCTGAGTATTTCGTGGGAGATGCCGCCCGCATCAGGCAGGTGCTCATCAACCTTGTGGGCAATTCCATCAAGTTCACGGATTCCGGGTCCGTCTCCCTGCGCTGTTCTGCATCGCAGGCAATCACAGGCGCGGCGTTCCTCAAAAACATGCTGGATGACCGCATGTGGCTGCGCTTCACCGTCACGGATACGGGCATAGGAATCCCCGGAGACAAACTGGACACCATCTTCCAAAGCTTTGCACAGGCGGACGGCTCCGTCACCAGAAGGTACGGCGGCGCAGGATTGGGGCTGGCCATATCCCGCCATCTCGTGGAGAAAATGGGCGGCACCATTGAGGTGGACAGCACACTAGGAAAAGGCTCCGTATTCCAGGTGGATATACCGCTGTTCATAGCGGATGCCCCGCCCGCCAGTCTCCGCCCCCCCGCAGGGAACGTGCTTCCCCGTTGTACGGACAGCTCTGTCGGTGCAGAGGGCGCTGCCGCAAAATCCGGCCATGTCGGGGCCGACCATGAATACCTCCCCCTGTCTGCCCCCGGCCCTGTCATTTCCGGTCAGGTCATTACCGGTCCCAGCATTTATGATCCGAGCGTCTCCGGCCCGAGCTTTTCTCGTCCGAGCGTCTCCGGCCCGATCATTTCCGGCCCGATCGTTTCCGGCCTGAACCTCCTCGTGGCGGAAGACAATACCTTCAACCAGATGGTCATAACCCAGATGCTGGAAATCGACGGCCACAACGTCACTGTCGCCCAGGACGGGGACGAGGTGCTGCACTTCATGGAACATAACCGGTATGATGCCGTGCTCATGGACATTCAGATGCCCGTGCTGGACGGCATGGAGGCCACGCGCATCATCCGTTCCGGCACCCGGTCCGGCATTGCGCAGCAAGCCATCATCATAGCTTTATCAGCGCACATAGAGCCGGAAAACCACGTCCGGTATGAAGCAGCAGGAGTCAATGCCTGCCTGCCCAAACCGGTCACACTGGAAGAACTGCGCGCCACTCTCTCCGGCCTGTTTCCGGACAAGATACATACCTCCCTTCCCGCAGCCGGACAGCGATTCCCCTCTTCCGTTACCGCAGACGATACACTGAGTGATTTTCCCCTCATCTGCAAACAACTTGCCGGAAAAAAGCAGGTTATTTCCACCCTGCTTGCCGTCTATTCACAAGCGGCCCCTCAGGCCATACAGGAGATGGAAGACGCACTGGCAGGCGGCAATTTTGCAGATATCAGCCGTATGGCCCACTCCCTCAAATCCTCGCTGCGTACCCTCGGAGCTGAGCCGCTGGCAAAAATTGCAGACCAGATAGAAAGCCACGATGCCCCGGAAGACCTGCCGCGCCTGCTGGCAGCACTCAAAACCGGCGTGGAACAAACCGTGCAGGAAACTTCCGGCTACCTTGCAAACATACACGCCCTCCTCCCGGACTAA
- the pgm gene encoding phosphoglucomutase (alpha-D-glucose-1,6-bisphosphate-dependent) yields the protein MAAHPLAGELSPAELLINIPQLISAYYLEQPDMTDPAQRVSFGTSGHRGSALNHAFNEAHILAVTQAACDYRRKCGIRGPLFMGKDTHALSEPAHCTALEVLAANGVTVLVDHKDGYVPTPVISHAILCYNKTRKDTAAQADGIVITPSHNPPEDGGFKYNPPHGGPADTDATAWIEQRANALLEAGNNDVARIPHHKARKADTTQYYDYITPYVRDLASVLDMQAIRSSGIRIGADPLGGSSLAYWEPIAEQYGLDITLVNREVDPTFRFMPLDKDGKIRMDCSSPWAMRNMIRLSDAYDIAFGNDADADRHGIVTRSGLMNPNHYLAAAIQYLFTHRKGWRADAAIGKTLVSSSMIDRVGKELGRPVCEVPVGFKWFVPGLLDGSCGFGGEESAGASFLRHDGTVWTTDKDGILLNLLACEMLAVTGKDPHQSYAALTERHGTPIYERLQAPANARQKKVLKNLSPDAVRAEHLAGYPITAKLTHAPGNGAAIGGLKVVTEAGWFAARPSGTEDVYKIYTESFAGQDHLRQLQEEAGTIVADAFRLAENPVPGLAKG from the coding sequence ATGGCAGCTCATCCTCTGGCGGGAGAACTCAGCCCGGCCGAGCTTCTGATAAACATTCCGCAGCTTATATCCGCCTATTATCTGGAGCAGCCGGACATGACCGATCCGGCGCAGCGGGTAAGTTTCGGCACGTCAGGACATCGCGGCAGCGCGCTTAACCACGCCTTTAACGAAGCGCACATCCTCGCCGTAACACAGGCGGCATGCGATTACCGCCGCAAATGCGGCATACGCGGCCCGCTTTTCATGGGTAAGGATACCCACGCCCTGTCGGAACCCGCCCACTGCACGGCGCTGGAAGTGCTCGCCGCCAACGGCGTCACCGTACTCGTGGACCACAAGGACGGCTACGTCCCCACCCCCGTTATCTCGCACGCCATCCTCTGCTACAATAAAACCCGCAAGGATACCGCCGCGCAGGCAGACGGCATTGTCATAACGCCGTCGCACAATCCCCCGGAAGATGGCGGCTTCAAGTACAATCCGCCCCACGGTGGTCCTGCCGATACCGATGCCACCGCATGGATAGAACAGCGGGCCAATGCGCTGCTTGAGGCAGGAAACAACGATGTGGCACGCATTCCCCACCACAAGGCCCGCAAGGCCGACACGACACAGTACTACGACTACATCACCCCGTATGTGCGCGATCTGGCCTCCGTTCTGGACATGCAGGCCATACGCTCCTCAGGTATCAGGATAGGGGCAGACCCGCTGGGCGGCTCCTCCCTTGCCTACTGGGAACCCATCGCGGAGCAGTACGGGCTGGACATCACACTTGTGAACAGGGAAGTAGACCCCACCTTCCGGTTCATGCCGCTGGACAAGGACGGGAAGATACGCATGGACTGCTCGTCTCCCTGGGCCATGCGCAACATGATCCGCCTGAGCGATGCATACGACATCGCCTTCGGCAACGACGCAGATGCAGACCGCCACGGTATCGTCACCCGCTCAGGGCTGATGAACCCCAACCACTATCTTGCCGCCGCCATCCAGTACCTCTTCACGCACCGCAAGGGCTGGCGTGCAGATGCCGCCATAGGTAAAACCCTTGTCTCCAGCTCCATGATAGACCGGGTGGGCAAGGAACTGGGCAGGCCCGTGTGCGAGGTTCCCGTGGGGTTCAAATGGTTTGTGCCCGGACTGCTGGACGGCTCCTGCGGCTTCGGCGGGGAGGAAAGCGCGGGAGCGAGTTTCCTGCGCCATGACGGAACGGTCTGGACCACGGATAAAGACGGCATTCTCCTCAACCTGCTGGCGTGCGAAATGCTCGCCGTAACCGGCAAGGACCCCCACCAGTCCTACGCCGCCCTGACAGAACGCCACGGCACGCCCATTTACGAACGCCTGCAGGCTCCGGCCAATGCCCGCCAAAAAAAGGTACTCAAAAACCTTTCGCCCGATGCAGTCCGGGCTGAGCACCTTGCAGGCTACCCCATAACCGCCAAGCTCACCCACGCACCGGGAAACGGTGCCGCCATAGGCGGGCTCAAGGTGGTTACGGAAGCAGGCTGGTTTGCCGCCCGCCCGTCCGGTACGGAAGACGTTTACAAGATTTACACAGAAAGTTTTGCCGGGCAGGACCACCTGCGCCAATTGCAGGAAGAGGCCGGAACCATAGTGGCAGATGCGTTCAGGCTTGCGGAAAACCCTGTGCCCGGACTTGCGAAAGGATAG
- the ychF gene encoding redox-regulated ATPase YchF gives MALSIGIVGLPNVGKSTLFNALTKAQNAESANYPFCTIEPNKATVPVPDPRVDVLTQIANPQRTLYATIDFIDIAGLVRGASKGEGLGNQFLGNIREAAAILEVVRCFDDENITHVEGSVDPLRDIETIETELLLADIQAVEKRLDKLQRSSKGDKTMRPAVEAMERLLGFLNAGNPAASFPERTLDCLAPHFRDLALLTDKKIIYCANVDEDGLQEDNEHVRRLADFAAARSCDMVKICAKVEEELQGLEEAEAKELLESYGIGESGLVQVIRTGYHTLGLISYFTVGVKEVRAWTIRQGWTGPQAAGVIHSDFERGFIRAEVISYDDYVKHKTESACRSAGVLRSEGKEYIVKDGDVVHFLFNV, from the coding sequence ATGGCACTGAGCATCGGCATCGTAGGCCTGCCCAACGTGGGCAAATCCACCCTTTTCAACGCCCTTACCAAGGCGCAGAATGCGGAATCCGCCAACTATCCCTTCTGCACCATAGAGCCAAACAAGGCCACAGTCCCCGTGCCCGACCCGCGCGTGGACGTGCTCACGCAGATAGCCAATCCGCAGCGCACACTCTACGCCACTATTGATTTCATCGACATAGCCGGTCTGGTCCGGGGCGCAAGCAAGGGCGAAGGACTGGGTAACCAGTTCCTCGGCAACATCCGCGAGGCTGCCGCCATTCTGGAAGTGGTGCGCTGCTTTGATGACGAAAACATCACCCACGTGGAAGGCTCCGTAGACCCGCTGCGCGACATCGAAACCATAGAAACCGAACTGCTCCTCGCAGACATACAGGCCGTGGAAAAACGGCTGGACAAACTCCAGCGTTCCTCCAAGGGCGACAAAACCATGCGCCCCGCCGTGGAAGCCATGGAGCGGCTGCTCGGCTTTCTGAACGCCGGAAACCCCGCCGCCTCCTTCCCGGAGCGCACGCTGGACTGCCTTGCCCCCCACTTCCGTGACCTCGCCCTGCTTACGGACAAAAAAATCATCTACTGCGCAAATGTGGATGAAGACGGCCTGCAGGAAGATAACGAGCACGTCCGGCGTTTGGCCGACTTTGCCGCAGCCCGCTCCTGCGACATGGTGAAAATTTGCGCCAAGGTTGAAGAAGAACTGCAGGGGCTGGAAGAGGCAGAAGCAAAAGAGCTTCTGGAATCCTACGGCATAGGAGAAAGCGGTCTCGTGCAGGTCATCCGCACGGGCTACCACACCCTCGGGCTCATCAGCTACTTCACCGTAGGCGTAAAGGAAGTTCGCGCATGGACCATCCGTCAGGGCTGGACAGGCCCGCAGGCGGCAGGGGTCATCCACTCCGACTTCGAGCGCGGCTTCATCCGTGCGGAAGTTATCTCCTATGACGACTACGTGAAACACAAAACCGAATCAGCCTGCCGGTCTGCCGGTGTCCTGCGGTCAGAAGGCAAGGAATATATCGTCAAAGACGGAGATGTGGTTCACTTCCTCTTTAATGTCTAG
- a CDS encoding transporter substrate-binding domain-containing protein, which produces MHNKFHSRGRLLIQCFLGFFLCAITFAPAARAVTPEEISARGELRHLGLPYANFVTGQQDGLDTDLMRLFAKHLGAKYVFVETQWDTMFADLTGRPQSPGGPAPAEPRGDILASGITIFPWREKLARFSTPTFPTQVWLVTNAQSPLAPITPGASVEADIKSVRALLKGISVLGKAHTCTDPTLYNLEDEGARIVISEMNLNMLAPAILRDEADAVLLDVPDALVALSKWPGQFKIIGPISDEQRMGVAFAPESKALQESFNAFFRRSLLDGTYEMLVKKYYPDAIAYFQTYFGQLLNDQLP; this is translated from the coding sequence ATGCACAATAAATTCCATAGCCGGGGAAGACTGCTCATCCAGTGCTTCCTCGGCTTTTTTCTTTGCGCCATCACCTTCGCTCCCGCAGCACGCGCCGTCACGCCTGAGGAAATCAGCGCACGCGGAGAACTCAGGCACTTGGGCCTGCCCTACGCCAACTTCGTCACCGGCCAGCAGGACGGGCTGGATACCGACCTCATGCGGCTGTTCGCAAAACACCTCGGGGCAAAGTATGTCTTTGTGGAAACCCAGTGGGACACCATGTTCGCCGACCTCACGGGCAGACCTCAGTCACCGGGTGGCCCTGCTCCCGCAGAACCCAGAGGAGACATTCTCGCCAGCGGCATAACCATCTTCCCATGGCGTGAAAAGCTGGCCCGCTTCTCCACCCCCACCTTTCCCACACAGGTATGGCTGGTAACCAACGCCCAATCCCCGCTTGCGCCCATTACTCCCGGAGCCTCCGTGGAAGCGGATATCAAGTCCGTGCGCGCCCTGCTCAAGGGCATAAGCGTACTAGGCAAGGCGCACACCTGCACAGACCCCACACTGTATAATCTGGAAGATGAAGGGGCCCGCATCGTCATCAGTGAAATGAACCTGAACATGCTCGCCCCGGCCATTCTGCGGGACGAAGCAGACGCCGTGCTTCTGGACGTGCCGGATGCTCTGGTGGCGCTGAGCAAGTGGCCCGGCCAGTTCAAGATCATCGGCCCCATTTCGGACGAACAACGCATGGGAGTCGCCTTCGCTCCGGAATCAAAAGCTCTGCAGGAGTCCTTCAACGCGTTTTTCCGTCGCAGTCTGCTGGACGGCACCTACGAGATGCTGGTGAAAAAGTATTACCCGGATGCTATTGCATACTTTCAGACCTACTTCGGGCAGCTGCTGAATGACCAGCTCCCCTAG